In Streptomyces seoulensis, the following are encoded in one genomic region:
- a CDS encoding TOMM precursor leader peptide-binding protein: MPTETEAAPVAVDAPWDLVCARLTAALASRVPGRPAVVTALGVRDELGASTAEFIPGAIPVGLYGHHAVVGPVAPVGGRGCPRCLARRWQAVRAGFLRDALERGGPTRATGTPPWEAGFVVDALAALVSAAAAHPPAVRHPWVWLLDLETLRVARFPLVPDGECPGCADRPDDTAEGARIALEPAPEHTPGSFRTRPLAAYDLPLEAFANPVTGMLGPSVAPDLTSASTSSAVGAFTTRSGAYLRECYWGGHTGAYGTSVRVGLLEGLERYAGMRARARRPVVTATLEELGDTAVDPRVTGLYPDTFDADAVGAPRFAPDRPVRWVWGWSLRDTRPVLVPEVVAYYHAPGGIRRRFVQESSNGCASGGSPAEAVHHGLMETIERDAFLLAWFGRARLPEIDPASSTRPATRAMVDRLAMYGYRARFFDTRISFPVPVVTAVAQRVDGGPGLLCFGAGASLDPEDALAGGLCEIATDSVNLRRRTAREERRLRRMAADFDEVRVLHDHPLLYGLPEMGPYTDFLLRGRDDGERVPLASLAPDRPRPRPADLRADVEAVVAEVTARGFDVVVVDQTAPEQRESGLSTAKVLVPGLLPIDFGWSRQRGPWLPRTRTALREAGLRTADLLPDDCNPAPHPFP; this comes from the coding sequence GTGCCCACTGAGACGGAGGCGGCGCCGGTCGCCGTCGACGCGCCCTGGGACCTGGTGTGCGCACGGCTGACCGCCGCGCTCGCCTCCCGTGTCCCGGGCCGGCCCGCCGTGGTCACCGCGCTCGGTGTCCGCGACGAACTGGGCGCATCCACAGCGGAGTTCATCCCGGGCGCGATCCCCGTCGGCCTCTACGGGCATCACGCCGTGGTCGGCCCGGTCGCCCCCGTCGGCGGCCGTGGCTGTCCACGCTGTCTGGCCCGGCGCTGGCAGGCGGTGCGGGCCGGGTTCCTGCGGGACGCGCTGGAGCGGGGCGGGCCGACCCGGGCGACCGGGACCCCGCCGTGGGAGGCCGGCTTCGTGGTGGACGCGCTGGCCGCGCTCGTCTCGGCGGCCGCCGCGCACCCGCCTGCCGTACGGCATCCGTGGGTGTGGCTGCTGGACCTGGAGACGCTGCGGGTCGCCCGGTTCCCGCTGGTGCCGGACGGTGAGTGTCCGGGCTGCGCGGACCGCCCGGACGACACGGCCGAGGGTGCCCGCATCGCCCTGGAGCCCGCCCCGGAGCACACGCCGGGCAGCTTCCGTACCCGGCCGCTCGCCGCGTACGACCTGCCGCTGGAGGCGTTCGCCAACCCGGTGACCGGGATGCTCGGGCCCTCCGTGGCGCCCGATCTGACCTCGGCGTCCACCTCGTCGGCGGTCGGTGCCTTCACCACCCGCTCCGGCGCCTATCTGCGCGAGTGCTACTGGGGCGGCCACACCGGGGCGTACGGCACCAGTGTGCGGGTCGGGCTGCTGGAGGGGCTGGAGCGGTACGCGGGGATGCGGGCGCGGGCCCGGCGCCCGGTGGTCACGGCCACGCTGGAGGAGCTGGGCGACACGGCGGTGGACCCCCGGGTCACCGGGCTGTACCCGGACACCTTCGACGCGGACGCGGTCGGCGCGCCCCGCTTCGCGCCGGACCGGCCCGTGCGGTGGGTCTGGGGCTGGTCGCTGCGGGACACCCGGCCGGTACTGGTGCCCGAGGTGGTCGCGTACTACCACGCGCCGGGCGGCATCCGGCGCCGGTTCGTGCAGGAGAGCTCCAACGGCTGCGCCTCGGGCGGGAGTCCGGCCGAGGCCGTGCACCACGGGCTGATGGAGACCATCGAGCGCGACGCCTTCCTGCTGGCCTGGTTCGGCCGGGCCAGGCTGCCCGAGATCGACCCGGCGAGCAGCACCCGGCCCGCGACCCGCGCGATGGTGGACCGGCTGGCGATGTACGGGTACCGGGCGCGGTTCTTCGACACCCGGATCAGCTTCCCGGTGCCGGTGGTGACCGCCGTCGCCCAACGGGTGGACGGCGGGCCGGGGCTGCTCTGCTTCGGCGCGGGCGCCTCCCTCGACCCGGAGGACGCCCTCGCCGGCGGGCTGTGCGAGATCGCCACCGACTCGGTCAACCTGCGCCGCCGCACCGCCCGCGAGGAGCGGCGGCTGCGCCGGATGGCGGCCGACTTCGACGAGGTGCGGGTGCTGCACGACCATCCGCTGCTGTACGGGCTGCCCGAGATGGGCCCGTACACCGACTTCCTGCTGCGCGGCCGGGACGACGGTGAGCGCGTGCCGCTCGCCTCGCTCGCCCCGGACCGCCCCCGGCCCCGCCCGGCGGATCTGCGCGCGGACGTGGAGGCGGTCGTGGCGGAGGTGACCGCGCGCGGCTTCGACGTGGTCGTGGTGGACCAGACGGCGCCGGAGCAGCGGGAGTCGGGGCTGAGCACGGCCAAGGTGCTGGTCCCCGGCCTGCTCCCGATCGACTTCGGCTGGAGCCGCCAGCGCGGCCCGTGGCTGCCCCGTACCCGTACGGCGCTGCGGGAGGCCGGGCTGCGGACGGCGGATCTGCTGCCCGACGACTGCAATCCGGCCCCGCACCCCTTCCCCTGA
- a CDS encoding TOMM precursor leader peptide-binding protein has product MAPAPSSHEEIARSRPRIRRDVLFTRTPDGVLFHNAHGGFNVVTQSAYRFAALIVPHLDGERRVEELCAGLGDKQRDMVVRLVRALYARGFARDAGPRPTDVTLSPQVTARFAHQLDYLDHYADDAHGRFARYRDTRVAVLGDDEMAGWAALGLLRNGCATVAVTVEDAAEGALDREPRDTAGLAAEVAELTGAGCAPTLARLAGGILGWADLDGWDTVLVTGAGAPAQLLRLLSEGVPEGRRLLGAWTFGERAVVGPVMTAGTPGCWSCAALRLGAGSDAADSADLWSGLGPAAPLGTPARVPTGPLAGMLGNLLSFEVFRLVTEALPAETRNQVVVQDLNSLDVLAEPLLPHPRCRFCAPGETKAPDGAALRVPHADDEPALLPADGPADEAAAKGALAALELRDVLVREAAGVFGGYADDDWEQTPLKVSTVRLGVSPGRVREVSAIDVHHVAGARLAALFRGAEVYAEHVVPPRTGGEGSRVAPAELALSGGLETPVAQVTAWSEATSLLDGRTVLVPTGAVRTLGGWNDQGLFERTSAGTGAAGTPRAALARALRSALAHDALRRAVRREAPVRLVDLDSLTDDAELLFLLRSAENLGATVEVLDLTEGVTALPVALARRTDPESGEVRWAPGSGLRPREAVLEALRDLLGAEQLRRAGAEPDLGDPLWADLEAAALVPEGEPAPLRADGADWAGVLDALAAAGRDAFAVPVAAPDLAAGEIHAVRVLLTRGGSGAH; this is encoded by the coding sequence ATGGCCCCTGCTCCCTCGTCCCACGAGGAGATCGCCCGTTCGCGGCCGCGTATCCGCCGGGACGTCCTGTTCACCCGCACCCCGGACGGGGTGCTGTTCCACAACGCGCACGGTGGCTTCAACGTCGTCACCCAGTCCGCGTACCGTTTCGCCGCGCTGATCGTGCCCCATCTCGACGGCGAGCGCCGGGTCGAGGAACTCTGCGCCGGCCTGGGGGACAAGCAGCGCGACATGGTGGTCCGACTCGTGCGCGCACTCTACGCGCGTGGTTTCGCCCGGGATGCCGGACCAAGACCCACGGACGTAACTTTGTCACCGCAGGTGACGGCGCGTTTCGCCCATCAGCTCGACTATCTGGACCATTACGCCGACGACGCACACGGCAGGTTCGCCCGGTACCGGGACACCCGCGTGGCGGTGCTCGGGGACGACGAGATGGCGGGGTGGGCCGCGCTGGGCCTGCTGCGCAACGGCTGTGCCACGGTGGCCGTCACGGTCGAGGACGCGGCGGAGGGCGCCCTCGACCGTGAGCCCCGGGACACGGCCGGTCTGGCAGCGGAGGTCGCGGAACTCACCGGGGCGGGCTGCGCGCCCACGCTGGCCAGGCTGGCCGGGGGCATCCTCGGCTGGGCCGACCTGGACGGCTGGGACACCGTGCTGGTGACCGGGGCGGGCGCGCCCGCGCAACTGCTGCGGCTGCTCTCGGAGGGTGTGCCCGAGGGGCGGCGGCTGCTGGGCGCGTGGACGTTCGGGGAACGGGCGGTGGTCGGGCCGGTGATGACGGCCGGGACGCCGGGCTGCTGGTCCTGCGCCGCGCTGCGGCTGGGCGCCGGTTCGGACGCCGCCGACAGCGCCGACCTGTGGTCCGGCCTCGGTCCGGCCGCGCCGCTGGGGACGCCCGCGCGGGTGCCGACGGGGCCGCTGGCGGGGATGCTCGGCAACCTGCTGTCGTTCGAGGTGTTCCGGCTGGTGACGGAGGCGCTGCCCGCCGAGACCCGTAACCAGGTCGTCGTGCAGGACCTCAACTCCCTGGACGTACTGGCCGAACCGCTGCTGCCGCACCCCCGCTGCCGGTTCTGCGCCCCCGGTGAAACCAAGGCCCCGGACGGGGCCGCCCTGCGGGTGCCGCACGCGGACGACGAGCCGGCACTGCTGCCCGCCGACGGCCCGGCGGACGAGGCGGCGGCCAAGGGGGCGCTGGCCGCGCTGGAGCTGCGGGACGTCCTGGTCCGCGAGGCCGCCGGGGTGTTCGGCGGCTACGCCGACGACGACTGGGAGCAGACCCCGCTGAAGGTGAGCACCGTACGCCTGGGCGTCTCCCCCGGCCGGGTGCGCGAGGTCTCCGCGATCGACGTGCACCATGTGGCCGGGGCCCGGCTCGCCGCCCTGTTCCGGGGCGCGGAGGTGTACGCGGAGCATGTGGTGCCGCCCCGGACGGGCGGCGAGGGCAGCCGGGTCGCGCCGGCCGAACTCGCCCTGTCCGGCGGACTGGAGACACCCGTGGCACAGGTGACCGCCTGGTCGGAGGCGACCTCGCTGCTGGACGGGCGGACCGTGCTGGTGCCCACGGGCGCGGTGCGCACCCTGGGCGGCTGGAACGACCAGGGTCTCTTCGAGCGCACCTCGGCCGGTACGGGCGCGGCGGGCACTCCCCGCGCGGCTCTGGCCCGCGCCCTGCGCTCCGCGCTGGCCCACGACGCCCTGCGCCGGGCGGTCCGCAGGGAAGCGCCCGTACGGCTGGTGGACCTCGATTCCCTCACCGATGACGCCGAGTTGCTGTTCCTGCTGCGCTCGGCGGAGAACCTGGGCGCCACGGTGGAGGTGCTGGACCTGACCGAGGGGGTCACCGCGCTGCCCGTGGCCCTGGCCCGCCGCACCGACCCGGAGAGCGGGGAGGTGCGCTGGGCGCCGGGCAGCGGCCTGCGTCCGCGCGAGGCGGTGCTGGAGGCGCTGCGCGATCTGCTCGGCGCGGAGCAGCTGCGGCGGGCCGGGGCCGAGCCGGACCTCGGCGACCCGCTGTGGGCCGACCTGGAGGCGGCGGCCCTGGTCCCCGAGGGCGAGCCGGCGCCGCTGCGGGCGGACGGGGCCGACTGGGCCGGGGTGCTGGACGCGCTCGCGGCGGCCGGGCGCGACGCGTTCGCGGTGCCGGTGGCGGCGCCGGACCTGGCGGCGGGCGAGATCCACGCCGTGCGCGTGCTGCTCACCCGTGGCGGGTCCGGTGCCCACTGA
- a CDS encoding AfsR/SARP family transcriptional regulator, which translates to MRKAVVKTGLPAPHGALPDQQATAAHPGRPRFQVLGLLAITDGHETVVLQPSKPTSLLAALLLHPGAVVSGELLQRVVWGDRPPSGGRSALHTCVLRLRRLFSKYGVADHAIEAVPGGYRLQADAETLDLLHFRDLLGRASAGDDPESALRLARAALGLWKGPLLGNVHSDELHRDHVPRLAEERLLAVERVFDGELRLGRHREMIAEAREAVRGQPGHEGLSALLIEALYRSGRRAEALAEYRRIHAHLTSELGVEPGAALRGLQLAVLRGEPYGGRPALPASGVPPSGSAGASSALERASPPAPGALVLRALVDAGLLEEDPSGRYRVHDLLRLFVQAAGTSLPATAPHDPAPKSPPAAG; encoded by the coding sequence ATGCGAAAGGCTGTGGTGAAGACCGGACTTCCCGCGCCCCATGGCGCCCTTCCTGATCAGCAGGCCACCGCGGCGCATCCGGGCCGCCCCCGCTTCCAGGTCCTCGGCCTGCTCGCCATCACCGACGGTCACGAGACCGTCGTCCTCCAGCCCTCCAAACCGACCTCACTGCTGGCAGCCCTCCTGCTGCACCCCGGTGCCGTGGTCTCCGGCGAGCTGCTCCAGCGCGTGGTGTGGGGCGACCGTCCGCCGTCCGGCGGGAGATCGGCCCTGCACACCTGTGTTCTCCGACTGCGCCGTCTGTTTTCCAAGTACGGGGTCGCCGACCACGCCATCGAGGCGGTGCCCGGCGGCTACCGGCTCCAGGCGGACGCCGAGACCCTGGACCTCCTCCACTTCCGCGACCTGCTCGGCCGGGCCTCGGCCGGTGACGACCCGGAGTCCGCGCTGCGGCTGGCGCGGGCGGCGCTGGGACTGTGGAAGGGGCCGCTGCTCGGCAACGTCCACTCCGACGAGCTGCACCGCGACCACGTACCGCGCCTGGCCGAGGAACGGCTGCTCGCGGTGGAGCGGGTCTTCGACGGCGAACTGCGCCTGGGCAGGCACCGGGAGATGATCGCCGAGGCCCGCGAGGCGGTACGCGGCCAGCCCGGCCACGAGGGGCTGTCGGCGCTGCTCATCGAGGCGCTGTACCGCTCGGGCCGCCGGGCCGAGGCGCTCGCGGAGTACCGCCGTATCCACGCCCATCTCACCTCCGAGCTGGGGGTGGAGCCGGGTGCGGCGCTGCGCGGTCTTCAGCTGGCGGTGCTGCGCGGCGAGCCGTACGGCGGGCGCCCGGCGCTGCCCGCGTCCGGTGTACCGCCCTCGGGGTCCGCCGGGGCGTCGTCCGCGCTGGAGCGGGCCTCTCCCCCGGCGCCTGGCGCGCTGGTGCTGCGCGCACTGGTGGACGCCGGGCTGCTGGAGGAGGACCCGTCGGGCCGCTACCGGGTCCACGACCTGCTGCGGCTCTTCGTCCAGGCGGCCGGCACCAGCCTCCCGGCCACCGCACCGCACGATCCGGCGCCGAAGTCCCCACCCGCCGCCGGCTGA
- a CDS encoding DUF5996 family protein, giving the protein MSERPEAWPVLDHAELGPMIEYVNRVVQVAGKYSLDDPFEVGWGNIVLEVSPRGLRTPVFRRNGVTFAVHYRLLDGVVVIEADGASRTLSLGRTSVADFYTAFCEAAAKLGIPHPRSALICEIPAAPPNFEDDRTERVWDAHSARLMWEAFDLAAGGLEAWQAPFLGHRPRVGVMWGGFDLSATRWRPKRTDPGPKGPPFMRNAQLHEYVSVGFSFDNTHGDGTSPLDIGMYAYIWPQPDGLEGRSWGVEGADWHPDLGLALLPWQNLRRLPDPHGAIVRFGDAVYEAAVRTSGWPTDLVGPRVDGWYMSEHQPSEHAEHVGRQG; this is encoded by the coding sequence GTGAGCGAACGTCCCGAGGCGTGGCCGGTGCTGGACCACGCGGAACTGGGCCCCATGATCGAGTACGTGAACCGGGTGGTTCAGGTCGCGGGCAAGTATTCGCTGGACGACCCCTTCGAGGTCGGCTGGGGCAACATCGTGCTGGAGGTGTCCCCGCGCGGGCTGCGCACACCGGTGTTCCGGCGGAACGGGGTGACCTTCGCGGTGCACTACCGGCTGCTCGACGGTGTCGTGGTGATCGAGGCCGACGGCGCCTCGCGGACGCTGTCGCTGGGGCGGACCTCGGTCGCCGACTTCTACACGGCGTTCTGCGAGGCCGCGGCCAAGCTGGGCATCCCGCACCCGCGCAGCGCGCTGATCTGCGAGATCCCCGCCGCCCCGCCGAACTTCGAGGACGACCGGACCGAGCGGGTGTGGGACGCGCACTCGGCGCGGCTGATGTGGGAGGCGTTCGACCTCGCGGCGGGCGGCCTGGAGGCGTGGCAGGCACCGTTCCTCGGGCACCGGCCGCGCGTCGGTGTGATGTGGGGCGGGTTCGACCTGTCGGCGACCCGCTGGCGCCCGAAGCGTACGGACCCCGGGCCGAAGGGGCCGCCGTTCATGCGCAACGCGCAGCTGCACGAGTACGTGTCGGTGGGGTTCTCCTTCGACAACACCCACGGCGACGGCACCAGCCCGCTGGACATCGGGATGTACGCCTACATCTGGCCGCAGCCGGACGGCCTGGAGGGCCGTTCCTGGGGGGTCGAGGGCGCCGACTGGCACCCGGACCTGGGTCTCGCGCTGCTGCCGTGGCAGAACCTGCGCCGGCTGCCGGACCCGCACGGGGCGATCGTCAGGTTCGGCGACGCCGTGTACGAGGCGGCCGTGCGGACCTCGGGCTGGCCGACGGATCTGGTCGGGCCGCGGGTCGACGGCTGGTACATGAGTGAGCACCAGCCGTCCGAACACGCCGAGCACGTGGGGCGGCAGGGCTGA
- a CDS encoding LLM class flavin-dependent oxidoreductase encodes MQFGIFTVGDVTPDPTTGRTPTEAERIRATVAVARKAEEVGLDVFATGEHHNPPFVPSSPTTLLAYIAAQTERIILSTSTTLITTNDPVKIAEDFSVLQHLSGGRTDVMLGRGNTGPVYPWFGQDIRQAIPLTVENYELLRRLWREETVDWEGKFRSALQGFTLAPRPLDDVPPFVWHASIRTPEIAELAAYFGDGFFANHIFWPASHTRQLVSLYRRRFAHYGHGTPEQAIVGLGGQVFMRASSQDAVKEFRPYFDNAPVYGHGPSLEEFTRQTPLTVGSPAEVIEKTLGFREYVGDYQRQLFLIDHAGLPLKTVLEQLDLLGEEVVPVLRREFAKDRPADTPAAPTHASLLRARADATDEGDAEAR; translated from the coding sequence ATGCAGTTCGGCATCTTCACCGTCGGGGACGTGACCCCCGACCCCACCACGGGCCGTACCCCCACCGAGGCGGAGCGCATCCGGGCGACCGTGGCCGTCGCGCGCAAGGCGGAGGAGGTCGGGCTCGACGTCTTCGCCACCGGCGAGCACCACAACCCGCCCTTCGTGCCGTCCTCGCCGACCACCCTGCTCGCGTACATCGCCGCGCAGACCGAGCGGATCATCCTCTCCACCTCCACCACCCTGATCACCACCAACGACCCGGTGAAGATCGCCGAGGACTTCAGCGTGCTCCAGCACCTCTCCGGCGGCCGCACCGACGTCATGCTGGGCCGGGGCAACACCGGCCCGGTGTATCCCTGGTTCGGCCAGGACATCCGCCAGGCCATCCCGCTCACGGTGGAGAACTACGAACTGCTGCGCCGCCTCTGGCGTGAGGAGACCGTCGACTGGGAGGGCAAGTTCCGCAGCGCGCTCCAGGGCTTCACCCTCGCGCCGCGCCCGCTGGACGACGTACCGCCCTTCGTCTGGCACGCCTCCATCCGCACCCCCGAGATCGCCGAACTGGCCGCCTACTTCGGGGACGGCTTCTTCGCCAACCACATCTTCTGGCCGGCCTCCCACACCCGACAGCTCGTCAGCCTCTACCGGCGCCGGTTCGCGCACTACGGCCACGGCACCCCGGAACAGGCCATTGTCGGGCTCGGTGGCCAGGTGTTCATGCGGGCAAGCAGCCAGGACGCGGTGAAGGAGTTCCGGCCCTACTTCGACAACGCCCCGGTGTACGGGCACGGGCCCTCGCTGGAGGAGTTCACCCGGCAGACCCCGCTCACCGTGGGCTCACCGGCCGAGGTGATCGAGAAGACGCTGGGCTTCCGCGAGTACGTCGGGGACTACCAGCGCCAGCTCTTCCTCATCGACCACGCCGGGCTCCCGCTGAAGACCGTCCTGGAACAGCTCGACCTGCTCGGCGAGGAGGTCGTCCCGGTGCTGCGGCGGGAGTTCGCCAAGGACCGGCCCGCGGACACCCCGGCCGCCCCCACCCACGCCTCGCTGCTGCGCGCACGCGCGGACGCGACCGACGAAGGCGACGCGGAGGCGCGATGA
- a CDS encoding CE1759 family FMN reductase, giving the protein MKITIITGGLREPSSTRLLADRLAAAVTHELEAQGEPVELSFVELRPLAHPIMDAMLTGFTGEALDTAFETIAGADGVIAVTPAFNASFSGLFKSFFDVLPEETLSDMPVLIAASGGTERHSLVLEHALRPMFSYLHAIVSPRPVYAATSDFGTQDGAALGARITAAAADFTRLLRACGPRTRETQEDADLATMRGLLGGN; this is encoded by the coding sequence ATGAAGATCACGATCATCACGGGCGGGCTGCGCGAGCCCTCCTCCACCCGGCTCCTCGCGGACCGGCTGGCGGCGGCGGTCACCCATGAACTCGAGGCGCAGGGAGAGCCGGTGGAGCTGTCCTTCGTCGAACTGCGCCCGCTGGCCCACCCCATCATGGACGCGATGCTCACCGGCTTCACCGGCGAGGCGCTGGACACCGCCTTCGAGACCATCGCCGGGGCGGACGGCGTCATCGCGGTGACTCCCGCCTTCAACGCGTCCTTCAGCGGCCTGTTCAAGTCGTTCTTCGACGTGCTCCCGGAGGAGACCCTCTCCGACATGCCCGTCCTCATCGCGGCCAGCGGCGGCACCGAGCGGCACTCCCTCGTCCTCGAACACGCGCTGCGCCCGATGTTCTCCTACCTCCACGCGATCGTCTCCCCGCGCCCCGTCTACGCCGCCACCAGCGACTTCGGTACCCAGGACGGCGCGGCCCTCGGCGCCCGCATCACGGCCGCCGCCGCCGACTTCACCCGCCTCCTCCGCGCCTGCGGCCCCCGCACCCGGGAAACCCAGGAGGACGCGGACCTGGCGACGATGCGGGGGCTGCTGGGCGGAAACTGA